One Desulfosoma sp. genomic window carries:
- a CDS encoding cytochrome ubiquinol oxidase subunit I — translation MDALLLSRLQFAAATYFHFLFVPLTLGLSILIALMETKFARSGDEEYQRMAKFWGKIFLINFAIGVVTGITLEFQFGTNWSRYSRYVGDIFGSLLAIEATAAFFLESTFIAVWALTWNRLSAKAHAVTIWLVAFASNLSAVWILTANAWMQHPVGYTIRGGRAELTDFFAVVTQPFAWHTILHTLSGAYILSGMFVMGVSAYHLLRRQQVSFFSRSFRMGTVMALIFSVVAVVHGHVQGSEVARTQPTKLAAMESLWETKQKAPQYLLVIPDEKGERNRLELGAIPGLLSLLAYHDVNATVKGLKDFPKEDRPPVTLTFLAFRIMIGLGFLFPVLALWAWWKRHRLLESPRMLKVMLYAIPLPYIACQAGWTVTEVGRQPWVVYGVMRTADAVSPIAASQVGMSLTAFIVVYSLLGLTAFALIARYAKQGPAMETTQS, via the coding sequence ATGGATGCCTTGCTTTTGTCACGTTTGCAGTTTGCCGCCGCCACTTATTTTCATTTCCTTTTTGTACCGTTGACTCTTGGACTGTCCATTTTGATCGCGTTGATGGAAACCAAGTTTGCGCGATCGGGGGACGAAGAGTACCAACGTATGGCCAAGTTTTGGGGTAAGATTTTCCTTATCAACTTTGCCATCGGTGTGGTCACGGGAATCACTCTGGAATTTCAGTTCGGCACCAACTGGTCTCGATATTCGCGCTACGTGGGAGATATCTTTGGATCTTTGCTGGCCATTGAAGCCACGGCGGCTTTTTTTCTGGAATCCACCTTTATCGCCGTCTGGGCGCTCACCTGGAATCGTTTGTCCGCCAAGGCCCATGCGGTCACCATCTGGCTTGTCGCTTTTGCCTCCAACCTTTCCGCCGTGTGGATTCTCACGGCCAACGCCTGGATGCAGCATCCGGTAGGCTACACCATTCGAGGAGGCCGAGCGGAACTGACGGACTTTTTTGCCGTGGTGACCCAGCCTTTTGCCTGGCATACGATTCTTCATACACTAAGCGGTGCCTACATTCTTTCGGGTATGTTTGTCATGGGTGTAAGCGCTTACCATCTGTTGCGACGTCAACAAGTGAGCTTCTTCAGCCGATCGTTTCGTATGGGAACGGTGATGGCGCTAATTTTTTCCGTGGTCGCCGTGGTCCACGGCCATGTTCAGGGCTCCGAAGTGGCTCGCACCCAGCCCACCAAGTTGGCGGCCATGGAATCTCTGTGGGAAACCAAGCAAAAGGCGCCGCAATACCTTCTGGTGATTCCGGATGAAAAGGGGGAACGGAACCGGTTGGAACTTGGAGCCATCCCCGGACTGTTGAGTTTGCTCGCTTACCATGACGTCAATGCCACGGTGAAAGGCTTAAAGGATTTTCCCAAGGAAGACCGTCCTCCCGTAACCCTCACGTTTCTGGCCTTTCGCATCATGATCGGCCTCGGATTCCTCTTCCCGGTTTTGGCTCTCTGGGCATGGTGGAAACGCCACAGATTGCTGGAAAGTCCTCGCATGCTCAAGGTGATGCTCTACGCTATCCCTTTACCTTACATCGCTTGCCAGGCGGGTTGGACCGTCACCGAAGTGGGGCGACAGCCGTGGGTCGTTTACGGCGTCATGCGCACAGCCGATGCCGTCTCCCCGATTGCCGCTTCTCAGGTAGGCATGTCGTTGACGGCTTTCATCGTGGTCTATTCCCTGCTGGGTCTGACCGCCTTTGCGCTGATTGCCCGGTATGCCAAACAAGGACCCGCGATGGAAACGACTCAATCGTGA
- a CDS encoding rubrerythrin family protein, translating into MARLKGTRTEKNLLTAFAGESQARNRYTYFASKAREEGYVQIANIFEETANHEKEHAKRFFNFLEGGEAEVQAAFPAGKVGSTLENLQAAAAGEHYEHTQMYPAFAAVAKEEGFDDIAAVFMNVAVSEKQHEKRYRDLAENIEKGRVFKREASVMWRCLNCGYIYEGAEAPKQCPACAHPQAYFELLGENW; encoded by the coding sequence ATGGCACGACTGAAAGGTACCCGAACGGAAAAAAACCTTTTGACGGCGTTTGCCGGAGAATCCCAAGCTCGAAACCGTTATACCTATTTCGCTTCTAAAGCCCGCGAAGAAGGTTATGTGCAGATTGCGAATATTTTTGAAGAAACTGCCAATCATGAGAAAGAGCACGCCAAACGCTTCTTTAACTTTCTAGAAGGCGGAGAAGCGGAAGTGCAAGCGGCTTTTCCCGCGGGAAAAGTGGGATCCACTTTGGAAAACCTTCAAGCCGCAGCCGCCGGGGAACATTACGAACATACGCAGATGTATCCGGCTTTCGCGGCAGTGGCCAAGGAAGAAGGCTTTGACGATATTGCCGCGGTTTTCATGAACGTGGCTGTGAGCGAAAAGCAGCACGAAAAAAGGTACCGAGATCTGGCGGAAAACATTGAAAAGGGACGCGTGTTCAAGCGGGAAGCTTCCGTGATGTGGCGTTGTCTTAACTGCGGCTACATTTACGAAGGGGCCGAAGCACCGAAGCAGTGTCCCGCCTGTGCCCATCCTCAAGCCTATTTTGAGCTCTTGGGAGAAAACTGGTAA
- a CDS encoding nitroreductase family protein: protein MAELMDVIRSRRSIRNFEDKDVPDELLQKVLDAVKWSQSWANTQCWEAIVVRNPETKAKLQETLAKGNPATKSITAAPVVVALCGKLQSAGYYKGEKTTKFGDWFMFDLGIATQNFCLAATDAGLGTVVVGLFDHDKAKEILGVPEGYELVVLLPLGYPSKVPSAPKRREIDEFTHYEKF, encoded by the coding sequence ATGGCCGAATTGATGGACGTGATTCGTTCGCGACGCAGTATTCGAAACTTTGAAGACAAAGACGTTCCAGACGAATTGCTTCAAAAGGTGCTGGATGCTGTCAAATGGTCGCAGTCATGGGCCAACACCCAGTGCTGGGAAGCGATCGTCGTGCGAAATCCGGAAACAAAAGCCAAACTGCAAGAAACCCTGGCTAAAGGAAACCCCGCCACCAAATCCATCACGGCGGCCCCTGTGGTGGTGGCCCTGTGCGGCAAGCTTCAAAGCGCCGGTTACTATAAAGGAGAAAAAACCACCAAGTTCGGCGACTGGTTCATGTTTGATCTGGGCATTGCCACCCAGAACTTTTGCCTCGCCGCCACGGATGCAGGGCTCGGAACCGTCGTGGTGGGCCTCTTTGACCATGACAAAGCCAAGGAAATCTTGGGTGTTCCGGAAGGCTATGAGCTCGTGGTGCTTCTCCCCTTAGGATATCCTTCCAAAGTGCCCTCGGCTCCTAAAAGAAGAGAAATCGACGAATTTACTCACTACGAAAAGTTCTAA
- a CDS encoding M1 family metallopeptidase yields MPERRFRYQREDFLAFPVTIEHMDMLIRFFEDRVEASNTLYLRALQPLEELALDARDLEMRSVRWRFPETPGIEAFPVPYRLDAINHKLLIRPPRPLVIGERFIVVTNSVCYPSDHLLEGIYRDVTPPGAPQQYMSQCQQWGFQRIMPVIDDCRAKCTMTTTLEGDARYTHMISNGNISRRHNPDGVPVPVPGCPDRKRITYHNPVPIAPYLFIACAGTWDALVDFVTYPNGRTVRLEYLVPPGRMQDARIPMDILKDAILWIYNHQGYEYPGETYRTICMTKSNYGGMENVGNTTIVTDAALVTEHSLDSHLLYAHAVIVHEFEHNQCGSETTMETPFDMWLNEAYTVDVERRYMADRFDPTYVRLQQVDSLRHPLLGPLAIEDGGHAGAIVRRGFNDPDELVDSVTYVKAAEVVRMLRLMLGSEAFDAGTRLYFSRYKNANANTDQFFQCLEEASGLSLKTFKKKWLEQPGYARVTAHTHHDPATQSFTVTLRQDLRDDQEPYPIPVAMALVNAQGQDMEGTSKILFLTRREQSFTLTGLTETPAFASLNRDASFYGTFQDTSADPQLLQRQALQDPNAFNRVEAFRQLTDLERVRLMTHPTSTVSDTWLNVFGKLLQNAALPWALKAAMLRIDEQPLDRRYAAWFSELVRAREALMKAVSSRFHEDLVCTFQEVQSILNPQDPLPVGIQKRELFGVLVDLLAVADTPAVHDMLLDHLRQAHTASERFRILTAIHRSSYEGRLQLLEETYLQWHRDVTGYANYLKIVGQGIHDDLWDLVEREKNRPGFDLTHPTLSRALLVTVATNTKKVWTEEGIDWIRRHVIEMAPINANIARRLLNTFQHVPGLQPPWRLRVCAALEDILIHVPYQENPSIAGQAQSYLEKCSNRTEASSS; encoded by the coding sequence ATGCCTGAAAGACGCTTTCGGTACCAGCGTGAAGATTTTCTTGCGTTTCCTGTCACCATTGAACACATGGACATGTTGATTCGCTTTTTTGAAGACCGAGTGGAAGCTTCCAACACTCTGTATCTTCGAGCCCTCCAACCTCTTGAAGAACTGGCCTTGGATGCCAGGGACCTGGAAATGCGCTCGGTCCGCTGGCGCTTTCCCGAGACACCGGGCATCGAAGCTTTCCCCGTCCCCTACCGCCTGGATGCGATAAATCACAAACTCCTGATTCGTCCGCCACGCCCTCTTGTCATCGGTGAAAGGTTTATCGTGGTGACGAATTCTGTCTGTTATCCTTCCGATCATCTTTTGGAAGGCATTTACCGAGACGTTACGCCTCCGGGAGCACCCCAGCAATATATGTCTCAATGCCAACAATGGGGATTTCAAAGAATCATGCCCGTCATTGACGATTGCCGGGCCAAGTGCACCATGACCACCACGCTGGAAGGGGACGCTCGATACACTCACATGATCAGCAACGGCAATATCAGCCGCCGCCATAACCCTGATGGAGTTCCCGTGCCCGTGCCGGGCTGCCCTGACCGTAAACGCATCACGTACCACAATCCCGTGCCCATTGCTCCTTATCTTTTCATCGCCTGCGCCGGCACATGGGATGCTCTGGTGGATTTCGTCACCTATCCCAACGGGCGCACCGTGCGTTTGGAATACCTGGTGCCCCCTGGTCGAATGCAAGACGCCCGAATTCCCATGGACATTCTCAAGGACGCCATTTTGTGGATCTATAACCATCAAGGTTACGAATACCCGGGAGAAACCTACCGCACCATTTGCATGACCAAATCCAACTACGGCGGCATGGAAAACGTCGGGAATACCACCATTGTCACCGATGCCGCCCTGGTAACGGAACACAGCCTGGACAGCCATCTGCTCTATGCGCATGCCGTCATTGTTCACGAATTCGAACATAACCAGTGCGGCAGCGAAACCACCATGGAAACCCCTTTCGATATGTGGCTCAACGAAGCCTACACCGTGGATGTGGAACGCCGTTACATGGCCGATCGATTCGATCCCACCTATGTGCGCTTGCAACAGGTGGACAGTCTTCGCCACCCGCTCCTAGGGCCTTTGGCCATCGAAGACGGAGGCCATGCGGGTGCTATTGTGCGCCGAGGGTTCAACGACCCCGATGAATTGGTGGATTCGGTCACTTACGTCAAAGCGGCCGAAGTGGTGCGCATGCTCAGGCTCATGCTCGGGTCCGAAGCTTTTGATGCAGGAACCCGCCTCTATTTTTCACGCTACAAAAACGCCAACGCCAATACGGACCAATTTTTTCAATGTCTTGAAGAAGCTTCGGGGCTTTCGCTTAAAACTTTCAAGAAAAAGTGGCTGGAACAACCGGGTTATGCTCGAGTCACAGCCCATACGCACCATGACCCGGCGACTCAAAGCTTTACGGTGACGCTCCGTCAAGACCTCAGAGACGATCAAGAACCTTATCCCATTCCCGTAGCTATGGCCTTGGTGAACGCCCAGGGTCAAGACATGGAGGGAACATCCAAGATTCTCTTTCTGACTCGGCGGGAACAGAGCTTCACTCTGACCGGGCTTACGGAAACGCCGGCGTTTGCATCCCTGAATCGTGACGCCTCCTTTTACGGCACCTTTCAGGACACTTCAGCGGACCCTCAGCTTCTCCAACGTCAAGCCCTCCAGGATCCGAACGCTTTCAATCGCGTGGAAGCCTTTCGTCAACTTACGGACCTGGAACGAGTCAGGCTTATGACCCACCCAACATCTACCGTTTCCGACACTTGGCTGAACGTTTTCGGAAAACTGCTGCAGAATGCCGCCCTCCCCTGGGCTCTCAAAGCCGCCATGCTCCGTATCGACGAACAACCTTTGGACCGGCGCTACGCCGCCTGGTTTTCGGAACTGGTAAGGGCTCGAGAAGCTCTCATGAAGGCGGTAAGTTCTCGGTTTCATGAAGATCTCGTTTGCACTTTCCAAGAGGTCCAAAGCATTCTGAATCCTCAGGACCCACTGCCTGTCGGCATACAAAAGAGGGAACTCTTCGGGGTTCTTGTGGATCTTTTGGCTGTGGCCGACACTCCGGCGGTGCATGACATGCTTTTGGACCATCTCCGTCAGGCTCACACCGCTTCGGAACGCTTTCGAATTCTTACCGCCATACACCGCAGTTCCTATGAAGGACGCCTGCAACTTCTGGAAGAGACTTACCTTCAATGGCATCGTGATGTCACCGGTTATGCCAACTATCTCAAGATTGTCGGTCAGGGAATTCATGACGATCTTTGGGACTTGGTGGAAAGGGAAAAAAACCGTCCGGGATTTGACCTAACCCATCCGACGTTAAGTCGAGCGCTACTGGTCACTGTGGCCACAAACACCAAGAAAGTTTGGACTGAAGAAGGCATCGACTGGATTCGACGCCACGTTATTGAAATGGCACCGATCAATGCCAACATCGCTCGAAGACTTCTTAACACTTTTCAACATGTTCCAGGTCTTCAGCCCCCATGGCGTCTGCGTGTCTGCGCGGCCCTGGAAGACATCCTGATCCATGTTCCCTACCAAGAAAATCCAAGCATCGCCGGGCAGGCTCAAAGCTATCTGGAAAAGTGTTCAAACAGGACGGAGGCTTCGTCTTCTTGA
- a CDS encoding RNA pseudouridine synthase — MNRNEDMHDVSMLSGYETVRNPMAFMHPHWPVLYVDNHLLAVYKPAGLLVQGDPSGDPCLLDLAKRWIKDRYQKPGNVFVGMVHRLDRPVSGLVLLTRTSKAASRVSAAFRAKRIQKIYLAVVEGRPKNTTETLIHGLIRRETGPVTVCPADTPGTQRAELHYRTVACAQDSSLLAVHLKTGRKHQIRAQLAHMGCPILGDVRYGASKALEQRAIALHAWKLVLPHPTKGETVDLSCPIPLNWPWFVTIDDLSLSSPFRPRWHWHQYAAELT, encoded by the coding sequence ATGAACCGAAACGAAGACATGCATGATGTTTCGATGCTCTCGGGTTACGAGACGGTCCGAAACCCCATGGCTTTCATGCATCCACATTGGCCTGTGCTCTATGTGGACAATCACCTTCTCGCCGTTTATAAGCCTGCAGGGCTTTTGGTTCAAGGTGATCCCTCAGGAGACCCATGTCTTTTGGATCTGGCCAAAAGGTGGATCAAGGACCGGTACCAAAAACCGGGCAATGTTTTTGTGGGAATGGTGCATCGGCTGGATCGGCCGGTTTCCGGACTCGTGCTTCTGACTCGTACTTCCAAGGCGGCATCGCGTGTGAGCGCCGCGTTTCGAGCAAAGCGCATCCAAAAAATCTATCTGGCCGTTGTGGAAGGCCGTCCGAAAAACACAACGGAAACCCTCATCCATGGTCTGATAAGACGGGAGACCGGTCCAGTGACTGTGTGTCCTGCAGACACTCCCGGTACCCAAAGAGCTGAACTTCATTACCGCACAGTGGCCTGTGCGCAAGATTCCAGCCTTCTCGCCGTGCATCTGAAAACAGGCCGAAAGCATCAGATCCGAGCTCAACTGGCCCACATGGGCTGCCCCATTTTAGGTGATGTGCGTTATGGAGCATCCAAGGCTCTGGAACAACGCGCCATCGCCTTGCATGCCTGGAAGCTGGTTCTGCCTCACCCCACGAAGGGGGAAACGGTTGATCTCAGCTGTCCTATTCCTTTGAACTGGCCTTGGTTCGTAACCATAGACGATCTGTCTTTGAGCAGCCCTTTTCGGCCCCGATGGCATTGGCACCAATACGCAGCCGAATTGACCTGA
- the cydB gene encoding cytochrome d ubiquinol oxidase subunit II, whose protein sequence is MLATVWFLLWGLLWAVYFMLGGFDLGLGVVQPFVARTEEDRRLIGQAMGPYWNGNEVWLIAAGGVTFAAFPTTYAVMFSGLYAALMLILFGLIVRGVALEFRHLGGGSGWKSLWDVCLFVGSFLPAFLLGVAFANIFQGIPIDENGVFQGTIWTLLNPYGLLGGLLFLLLFVEHGTLWLTLKTTGDLHERAGRLAKGLWWILAAAAVGFLVATWFATRLYANYLQNPMLFSVPIALIPLVTVAALIATRFFAGKNQWGRAWIASALTIVGATFFGVVGLYPNMLPSSLNPTYSLTVHNASSSPLTLKIMLVVAVIFVPIVLAYQGWAYKLFHRKVSLEEPAYGYDEA, encoded by the coding sequence ATGCTTGCAACCGTATGGTTTCTCCTATGGGGCCTTTTGTGGGCCGTTTACTTCATGTTGGGAGGTTTTGACCTGGGGCTGGGCGTCGTGCAGCCTTTCGTGGCACGAACGGAAGAGGATCGCCGCTTAATTGGTCAAGCCATGGGACCTTACTGGAACGGCAACGAAGTTTGGCTCATCGCCGCCGGAGGGGTCACCTTTGCGGCTTTTCCTACCACGTACGCCGTCATGTTCAGCGGTCTTTATGCAGCTTTGATGCTCATCCTCTTCGGGCTCATCGTGCGCGGTGTCGCCTTGGAATTTCGCCACCTCGGGGGCGGCTCCGGCTGGAAATCCCTCTGGGATGTCTGCCTCTTTGTAGGAAGTTTTCTTCCCGCGTTTCTCTTGGGGGTGGCTTTCGCCAACATCTTTCAGGGCATTCCCATCGATGAAAACGGCGTCTTTCAAGGGACTATCTGGACTCTATTGAACCCTTACGGGCTCTTGGGAGGGTTGCTGTTCCTTTTGCTTTTCGTGGAACACGGCACCCTGTGGCTGACTCTTAAGACCACCGGAGACCTTCATGAGAGGGCTGGTCGACTGGCCAAGGGCTTGTGGTGGATTTTGGCGGCCGCAGCCGTAGGGTTTCTGGTGGCCACTTGGTTTGCTACAAGGCTCTACGCCAATTACCTGCAAAACCCCATGCTCTTTTCCGTTCCCATCGCGCTGATTCCGCTCGTGACCGTTGCCGCTCTAATAGCTACTCGGTTCTTTGCAGGAAAGAATCAGTGGGGTCGAGCCTGGATCGCTTCGGCGCTGACCATTGTGGGAGCCACTTTTTTCGGCGTGGTGGGGCTCTACCCCAACATGCTGCCTTCCAGCCTGAACCCCACCTATAGCCTCACCGTCCATAACGCCTCCTCCAGCCCCTTGACCCTAAAGATCATGCTGGTGGTGGCCGTGATTTTCGTGCCCATCGTCTTGGCTTACCAGGGCTGGGCTTATAAGCTGTTTCACCGCAAAGTGAGCCTTGAAGAGCCGGCTTACGGTTATGATGAAGCCTAG
- a CDS encoding transcriptional repressor has product MVRMTRQREAVLNVLRHSCDHLTADQVYDAVRRSIPRISLGTVYRNLEILASKGLIQKIASSSGPMRFDGNPHRHAHIRCERCGVLEDVPLKKTFDPKEFVDEGTGQVVRSFVLEFTGLCRRCASKARP; this is encoded by the coding sequence ATGGTTAGAATGACTCGACAAAGAGAAGCTGTGCTGAATGTGTTGCGCCATTCCTGTGACCATCTCACGGCCGATCAAGTCTACGATGCGGTACGCCGAAGCATTCCGCGCATCAGTTTAGGAACCGTGTACCGAAACTTGGAAATTTTAGCTTCAAAGGGTTTGATTCAAAAGATTGCCTCTTCTTCAGGCCCTATGCGCTTTGATGGCAACCCTCATCGGCACGCTCACATCCGTTGTGAACGATGCGGTGTTCTGGAAGACGTGCCTTTGAAGAAAACTTTCGATCCCAAGGAATTTGTGGACGAAGGCACGGGCCAGGTGGTTCGTTCCTTTGTCCTGGAATTTACCGGCCTGTGTCGACGGTGTGCTTCAAAAGCACGACCTTGA
- the rsmG gene encoding 16S rRNA (guanine(527)-N(7))-methyltransferase RsmG, which translates to MVKRLSSHVLSPSPQSLAAILEQSGVRATARQLDQLWTYHQWLRKHNVELNLTRVHNFENMVRKLYVDSILPGILRPLPSPLLDLGTGPGMPGIPLKIFNPDLQVVLAESRQHRVRFLQEVCEALQLKGVQIEGRRIGPSYDRPVRGVITRAVESMEETMERIEGCLEQGGHLLFMKGPHCDEELERALRLFTGRFALLEDRAYVLPGTSHQRRLVVFKRLSERPVVARKAAAAAGRHKTITSFDNADFKKLQRALTSKGIRKEGICLVSGPKVVRDVLGSQPNLVEGWISVQGGPPPPSTCGEHVTWLELDKALFDVLDLFGTDQPLLSVRVPAMPSWTPADGLNKGCTLFVPFQDPENVGAVLRSAAAFGVTAVVLLKESAHPFHPKAIRASSGAVFRLQLFSGPALADLPTTLPIIALSQEGRPVHEVSFPETFGLLAGLEGPGLPEPWRRHAMAIPMALGTESLNAATATAVALYEWRRRAVSPAQV; encoded by the coding sequence ATGGTAAAACGACTTTCTTCGCATGTTTTAAGCCCAAGCCCTCAGAGCCTGGCCGCTATTCTTGAACAAAGCGGCGTTCGGGCCACCGCGCGACAGCTTGATCAATTGTGGACATACCATCAATGGTTGAGGAAGCACAATGTGGAGCTCAATTTGACTCGAGTCCACAACTTCGAGAACATGGTTCGAAAGCTTTACGTGGATTCTATTCTGCCGGGGATCCTAAGACCCCTTCCTTCCCCTTTGCTGGACTTGGGAACAGGGCCGGGAATGCCGGGAATTCCATTAAAAATTTTCAATCCGGACCTTCAGGTGGTGTTGGCGGAAAGCCGGCAACATCGCGTGCGTTTTTTGCAAGAGGTCTGCGAGGCCTTGCAACTGAAGGGTGTTCAGATTGAAGGGCGCCGTATCGGTCCCTCCTACGATCGACCTGTGCGCGGCGTGATCACGCGCGCTGTGGAATCCATGGAAGAAACCATGGAGCGCATTGAAGGATGCCTGGAACAAGGCGGACACCTTCTCTTTATGAAAGGGCCCCATTGCGACGAAGAACTGGAACGTGCGCTCAGGCTTTTTACCGGACGTTTCGCCTTGCTGGAAGACAGGGCTTATGTGCTTCCGGGAACATCCCATCAAAGGCGTTTAGTGGTTTTCAAAAGACTTAGTGAACGGCCCGTGGTGGCTCGCAAGGCGGCGGCCGCTGCGGGACGTCACAAGACCATCACCAGTTTCGACAATGCGGATTTCAAAAAGCTTCAGAGGGCTTTGACCTCTAAAGGGATTCGAAAGGAAGGGATCTGCCTGGTCAGCGGCCCCAAAGTGGTTCGGGATGTTTTGGGGTCTCAACCGAACCTGGTTGAAGGCTGGATCTCGGTCCAGGGTGGCCCTCCCCCTCCTTCGACCTGTGGCGAGCATGTGACCTGGTTGGAATTGGATAAGGCCCTTTTCGATGTTTTGGATCTGTTCGGCACAGACCAGCCTTTGCTGAGTGTACGGGTGCCGGCTATGCCTTCATGGACGCCTGCCGACGGTTTGAACAAGGGTTGTACTCTTTTTGTGCCGTTCCAAGACCCGGAAAACGTGGGGGCCGTGTTACGTTCCGCCGCAGCCTTTGGTGTCACCGCGGTGGTTCTTCTCAAGGAAAGCGCCCATCCCTTCCATCCCAAAGCTATACGGGCCTCTTCAGGAGCTGTCTTTCGTCTTCAGCTGTTTTCCGGACCGGCTCTGGCCGACTTGCCCACCACGTTGCCTATCATTGCTTTATCCCAGGAAGGTCGTCCCGTGCATGAAGTGAGCTTTCCTGAAACCTTTGGGTTATTGGCCGGATTGGAAGGTCCGGGACTGCCGGAACCATGGAGACGGCACGCGATGGCCATCCCCATGGCCCTGGGTACGGAATCCCTCAACGCCGCCACAGCCACAGCTGTCGCTCTATACGAATGGCGTCGTCGTGCTGTCAGCCCTGCACAGGTGTGA
- a CDS encoding flavodoxin domain-containing protein, with amino-acid sequence MAPVAIKENIFNVGVVDWNIRDFHGYSTYKGTTYNAFLVLDEKITLFDTVKKPFKNDLLHHIRKITDPQKIDYLVVNHVEMDHSGCVPEIIEAVKPEKVFCSAMGKKALEAHFGSHAWPLEVVQNGQEISLGERTVRFLETRMLHWPDSMFSYIPQDKLLISSDAFGQHWATSETFDDQVPMSELLRHAAKYYANILLPYSPLVQKLLATVSELKLEIDMIAPDHGIIWRTRPDVILDAYDTWSLQKAQRKALVIYDTMWQSTEKMARAVASGLADEGVSYKLLSLKHNHRSDILTEVLDSAALIFGSPTLNNGMLPTMADILCYLKGLRPSGKIGSAFGSYGWSGEAVKDIVRWMEEMKIEIVEPPVRAQYVPNHETLAQCVELGRRVGRAVKERVA; translated from the coding sequence ATGGCACCCGTGGCCATTAAGGAAAACATTTTCAATGTGGGTGTCGTGGATTGGAACATTCGCGATTTTCACGGGTATTCCACATACAAGGGCACCACGTACAATGCCTTCTTAGTCTTAGACGAAAAGATCACTTTGTTCGATACGGTCAAGAAACCCTTCAAGAACGACCTTTTGCATCATATTCGAAAAATCACGGACCCTCAAAAGATCGACTACCTGGTGGTCAACCATGTGGAAATGGACCATTCAGGCTGTGTTCCTGAAATCATCGAGGCAGTGAAACCTGAAAAGGTTTTTTGTTCCGCCATGGGTAAAAAAGCTCTGGAAGCCCATTTCGGATCCCACGCCTGGCCTTTGGAAGTGGTGCAAAACGGTCAGGAAATCTCTTTGGGAGAGCGCACGGTGCGTTTTCTGGAAACCCGCATGCTCCACTGGCCCGACAGTATGTTCAGCTACATTCCGCAGGACAAGCTTCTCATCTCCAGCGATGCCTTTGGTCAGCATTGGGCCACCAGTGAAACTTTTGACGATCAGGTGCCCATGTCTGAACTCCTGCGCCATGCCGCAAAATATTACGCCAATATTTTGCTTCCCTATTCCCCGTTGGTGCAAAAGCTTCTGGCGACCGTTTCCGAACTTAAACTGGAAATCGACATGATCGCTCCGGATCACGGTATTATCTGGCGAACTCGCCCTGACGTTATTTTGGACGCTTATGACACCTGGAGTCTTCAAAAGGCGCAACGCAAAGCCTTGGTCATCTACGACACCATGTGGCAATCCACGGAGAAGATGGCGCGTGCTGTGGCTTCGGGCTTGGCTGATGAAGGCGTCTCCTACAAACTCCTGAGCCTTAAACACAATCACCGCAGTGACATTCTCACCGAAGTCCTGGACAGCGCCGCCCTCATTTTCGGCTCCCCTACCCTCAACAACGGCATGCTTCCCACCATGGCCGATATTCTCTGCTATTTGAAGGGGCTCAGACCCAGCGGCAAGATCGGATCGGCTTTCGGTTCCTATGGCTGGAGCGGCGAAGCGGTCAAGGACATCGTGCGATGGATGGAAGAAATGAAGATCGAAATCGTGGAGCCGCCCGTTCGGGCGCAATATGTCCCCAACCATGAGACACTGGCCCAGTGTGTGGAACTGGGACGCCGAGTGGGTCGTGCCGTTAAGGAACGGGTAGCGTGA
- the qrcA gene encoding menaquinone reductase multiheme cytochrome c subunit QrcA, producing the protein MIFFLAGFIGALLVGWVVFPNVLYSTKTQPVTFLHSSHQDSDCQDCHSFREDGSFSGLPKLEKCAECHAEPMGESPEEKRLVEEFIQQEREIPWLVYAWQPDNVYFSHAAHTQTQGIECVRCHRDVTKETKNPPFKENRLTGYSDKTMKMVECEKCHAERGASNACHVCHK; encoded by the coding sequence ATGATTTTCTTTCTTGCCGGATTTATTGGAGCGCTTCTGGTCGGCTGGGTGGTCTTTCCCAATGTGTTGTATTCCACCAAGACGCAGCCGGTCACCTTCCTGCATTCTTCTCACCAGGACAGCGACTGTCAGGACTGCCATTCTTTTCGAGAAGACGGATCTTTCAGCGGGCTTCCCAAGCTGGAAAAATGTGCGGAATGTCATGCCGAACCTATGGGGGAAAGTCCTGAGGAAAAGAGGCTGGTGGAGGAATTCATTCAGCAGGAGCGGGAAATTCCGTGGCTGGTTTATGCTTGGCAGCCGGACAATGTGTACTTTTCCCATGCCGCACACACTCAGACTCAAGGCATTGAATGTGTTCGGTGTCATCGAGACGTGACCAAGGAAACCAAGAATCCTCCTTTCAAGGAAAACCGTCTGACAGGCTACAGCGACAAGACCATGAAGATGGTGGAATGTGAAAAGTGCCATGCGGAACGCGGAGCCAGCAATGCCTGTCATGTCTGTCACAAGTAG